A genomic region of uncultured Paludibaculum sp. contains the following coding sequences:
- a CDS encoding helix-turn-helix domain-containing protein produces the protein MKNKSERLKVEALREEGTLNPVPEDVRDPKFHENEFFDPHDIVQVKYEMLRRVSAENASVSAAAEEYGVSRPTYYQTKASFEKAGIAGLVPQKRGPRGPHKLRGQALAFVQQQLVAGEPVRARELAKLVRQKFDLNVHPRTIERAVAGKKTSR, from the coding sequence ATGAAGAATAAGAGCGAGCGCCTGAAGGTCGAAGCCCTCCGCGAAGAGGGGACGTTGAATCCAGTCCCGGAGGATGTTCGGGATCCGAAGTTTCACGAGAACGAGTTCTTCGATCCGCACGACATCGTTCAGGTCAAGTACGAGATGCTGCGCCGTGTCTCGGCCGAGAACGCGTCGGTCAGCGCCGCCGCCGAGGAGTACGGCGTGTCGAGGCCGACGTACTACCAGACCAAGGCCAGCTTTGAGAAAGCCGGCATTGCTGGGTTGGTGCCGCAGAAGCGTGGCCCGCGTGGTCCGCACAAGCTTCGGGGCCAGGCACTCGCATTCGTCCAGCAGCAACTCGTCGCCGGTGAGCCCGTGCGAGCGCGCGAACTCGCAAAGCTGGTTCGGCAGAAGTTCGACCTCAACGTCCACCCCAGGACGATCGAGCGTGCGGTCGCTGGAAAAAAAACTTCACGATGA
- a CDS encoding tyrosine-type recombinase/integrase, with the protein MKKENLDLENGVAWIPDSKTPNGVAEVPLTPIAIEAFRRQIELSGPGPYLFPSVENPGGYQKSFKTAWRASLRRAGVQYFRIYDLRSTYATRLSAGGVADEFVTQLLRQGDAKVFKKYSQMKLQMKREALGKLNRSANEVGKGSDTAKLN; encoded by the coding sequence ATGAAGAAGGAGAATTTGGATCTGGAAAACGGAGTCGCTTGGATACCGGACTCGAAGACACCAAACGGAGTCGCCGAGGTTCCTCTCACACCCATCGCTATCGAGGCGTTCCGCCGCCAGATTGAATTGTCGGGGCCGGGGCCGTACCTGTTCCCCAGCGTGGAGAATCCGGGAGGCTATCAGAAGTCGTTCAAGACGGCTTGGCGCGCAAGCTTGCGCCGAGCTGGCGTCCAGTATTTTCGAATCTACGATCTCCGATCAACCTATGCCACGAGGCTTAGTGCCGGCGGAGTGGCTGACGAGTTCGTGACTCAGTTGCTTCGGCAAGGGGATGCGAAGGTCTTCAAGAAGTATTCGCAGATGAAGCTGCAGATGAAGCGGGAAGCGCTCGGCAAGCTGAACCGGAGCGCTAATGAAGTTGGGAAGGGTTCTGACACAGCCAAGCTGAATTAG
- a CDS encoding PadR family transcriptional regulator — protein MAAPVNLGELEQMILLAILRLRDDAYGVTIRSELAEQAGRTVAPGALYTTLDRLETKGLIASHMSDPTPQRGGRAKRHVTVTTAGRQALNRARTAYERLLDGLDLLGGAHA, from the coding sequence ATGGCTGCTCCGGTGAATCTCGGCGAGCTCGAACAAATGATCCTCCTGGCGATTCTGCGACTCCGCGACGACGCATACGGCGTGACAATTCGCTCGGAACTGGCAGAGCAGGCGGGACGCACTGTCGCCCCGGGTGCGCTGTACACCACGCTCGATCGCCTCGAGACAAAGGGCCTGATCGCGTCGCACATGAGCGACCCGACTCCACAACGTGGCGGTCGCGCGAAGCGCCACGTCACCGTGACCACTGCAGGCAGACAAGCACTCAACCGCGCCCGTACGGCGTACGAACGACTCCTCGATGGTCTTGACCTCCTGGGAGGTGCGCATGCGTGA
- a CDS encoding tyrosine-type recombinase/integrase → MSPHNLEGRLTTYLTLRKGLGMQLGAESTVLADFVKFVGDQETTGAVTTKMVFDWLDATRERQHRPIASRRLSVVRQFLLYLSAAVPDTQVPEVRLVASYRRPKPFIFTPDEIERLLRSAAELRPGDFRSVVLHTILGLIAATGLRASEALDLDRSDVMPRSAPETLLIRDAKFHKTRIVPLHASTAQQLRVYAGHRELLGFGLQTTAFFVSSHGRRLSYAALNESFRLILGKAVIKPHDGSNKPTLHSLRHTFVVSRLRRWHEEGLDVEARLAHLATYVGHVDFRETYWYMTATPELLGAAATDFHAPTCAGGDE, encoded by the coding sequence ATGAGCCCACACAACCTTGAAGGCCGGCTCACAACGTACCTGACGCTGCGTAAGGGACTCGGGATGCAGTTGGGTGCGGAGTCCACCGTACTCGCCGACTTCGTCAAGTTCGTTGGCGATCAGGAGACCACAGGCGCCGTGACGACGAAGATGGTCTTCGACTGGCTAGACGCTACCAGGGAGCGACAACACCGCCCCATCGCATCACGGCGGTTAAGCGTGGTGAGGCAGTTCCTGCTATATCTCAGCGCTGCTGTCCCTGACACGCAGGTTCCGGAAGTCCGGCTCGTCGCCAGCTACCGCCGTCCGAAGCCCTTCATCTTCACACCTGACGAGATCGAGCGGCTGCTTCGGTCAGCGGCGGAACTGAGGCCTGGCGACTTCCGCTCAGTCGTTTTGCACACGATCCTCGGTTTGATCGCCGCAACGGGCTTGCGCGCCTCCGAGGCGCTCGATCTCGACCGATCGGACGTGATGCCCCGCAGTGCTCCGGAGACATTACTGATCCGCGACGCCAAGTTCCACAAGACCCGTATCGTTCCGCTACACGCCTCAACGGCCCAGCAACTTCGGGTATATGCCGGTCACCGTGAACTACTCGGCTTTGGCCTTCAAACGACAGCTTTTTTCGTATCGAGTCACGGCCGGCGCCTGTCGTATGCAGCGCTGAATGAGTCTTTTCGGCTGATTCTCGGCAAAGCCGTGATCAAACCGCACGACGGCAGCAACAAACCAACCTTGCATTCCTTGAGACACACATTTGTCGTATCCCGATTGCGACGGTGGCATGAGGAAGGCCTTGATGTCGAGGCTCGCCTCGCTCATCTCGCGACATACGTTGGTCACGTCGACTTCCGCGAGACTTACTGGTACATGACGGCGACGCCGGAACTCCTCGGTGCCGCAGCCACAGATTTCCACGCACCGACCTGTGCAGGAGGTGACGAATGA
- a CDS encoding helix-turn-helix domain-containing protein, producing MESLLALVESQPAAEAIFNREELPLTVKDAASYLGVSRQTVYLWVERKQIPHLRVMGRNIRFLKSDLEPFRAAFKQEVGYGTTDKA from the coding sequence ATGGAGTCCTTGCTTGCCCTAGTCGAAAGTCAACCGGCCGCCGAAGCCATCTTCAACCGAGAAGAACTGCCGCTCACTGTAAAGGACGCCGCGTCGTACCTGGGCGTCAGCAGGCAGACGGTGTATCTTTGGGTTGAGCGAAAGCAGATTCCCCATCTCCGTGTGATGGGCCGCAACATCCGGTTCTTAAAATCGGATCTTGAGCCCTTCCGCGCCGCATTCAAACAGGAGGTGGGATATGGCACGACCGATAAAGCATGA
- the tnpB gene encoding IS66 family insertion sequence element accessory protein TnpB → MADLHSKLRYKRLETGTFKLPRVEAGSSSVELRASELAMVLDGIDVSRLKRVARYERDARAV, encoded by the coding sequence TTGGCAGACCTGCATTCGAAGTTGAGGTACAAGCGGCTCGAGACCGGCACCTTCAAACTGCCTCGCGTGGAAGCCGGCTCATCTTCGGTGGAACTGCGGGCCAGTGAACTGGCTATGGTTCTGGATGGAATCGATGTGTCGCGACTGAAACGAGTCGCCCGCTACGAGCGCGATGCGCGCGCTGTCTGA
- a CDS encoding DUF5372 family protein codes for MRVTHPFHPLSGQELACVGERYNRYGRRLLLRLDEVAVCSVPPQWTDLVTPDPEIVLGEGRALFRVADLLELVRLVNQLHERGLPVKSGERVK; via the coding sequence GTGCGCGTCACGCATCCGTTCCATCCGCTGAGCGGCCAAGAGTTGGCTTGCGTGGGAGAACGCTACAACCGCTACGGGCGGCGCTTGTTGCTCAGACTCGATGAGGTTGCAGTCTGCTCGGTTCCGCCCCAATGGACGGATCTCGTGACTCCCGATCCGGAGATCGTTCTCGGCGAGGGTCGTGCACTCTTCCGGGTTGCCGATCTGCTGGAGCTCGTGCGGCTGGTAAACCAGCTTCACGAACGCGGGTTGCCGGTGAAGTCAGGTGAGCGTGTAAAGTGA
- a CDS encoding helix-turn-helix domain-containing protein, translating into MENTSNILTVKEVANILRCSKTHVLNALEGKVRGLPKLTHLSLGRRKVVRQDWLDRWMEANKTE; encoded by the coding sequence GTGGAGAACACATCAAACATCCTGACCGTCAAGGAAGTGGCGAATATCCTGCGTTGTTCAAAGACGCACGTACTGAATGCACTGGAGGGCAAGGTGCGAGGGCTGCCGAAGCTGACGCACCTCAGCCTTGGAAGGCGGAAAGTGGTCCGTCAGGATTGGCTGGACCGATGGATGGAGGCCAACAAGACCGAATAG
- a CDS encoding alpha/beta fold hydrolase yields MRDRLIEQLFSLLTSADRAEAIAGDLAEEREHRGWAWFWLHALGVTLELWKRAVVAAPLRVLALTIAACALLIAPVFGGAVAAFLFPQMVAAWWLLGSAGALFTPISLAAVARRLGFASSAALAVVGVLLVLAIVMPAAAAQQAEWKDPSPHKASLVTVEDGVQLEVLDWGGSGPAVVLLAGLGATAHQYDDLAPALTARYRVVGLTRRGHRGSSAAPGGYGFARLAGDVLRVIDAVGVNNPIVIGHSFAGEEMHVLGARHAAKIRGLVYIDAAFDRGDDTDSEAYGAVARTVPAAPGPQPGDLASFTALRAYLEKHGAAWPEAYIRTRYRTNPNGSVGGLWSPEISIRQAMTKEIQAAYKPYNPERIRVPALAIYAVPKSADDLMRRGSTDRSAFPELVARAADDPAIRGGVEKLYLLTRERVRKHEKWFEAFAERGRVVELSGTHDLIISNSREVLQQIEAFVSSLSERP; encoded by the coding sequence ATGCGTGACCGCCTCATCGAACAGCTGTTCTCCTTATTGACGTCGGCGGACCGCGCGGAGGCGATTGCCGGCGACCTGGCCGAGGAGCGGGAGCATCGCGGATGGGCGTGGTTCTGGCTCCATGCGCTCGGCGTCACCCTCGAACTTTGGAAACGCGCTGTCGTGGCTGCGCCGCTACGGGTGCTTGCGCTGACGATCGCGGCATGCGCGCTGTTGATCGCGCCTGTGTTCGGCGGCGCGGTGGCGGCCTTCTTGTTTCCACAAATGGTTGCCGCATGGTGGTTGTTAGGGTCGGCAGGAGCGCTCTTCACTCCCATCTCTCTCGCAGCTGTCGCGCGGCGGCTCGGTTTCGCGTCGTCTGCGGCGCTCGCCGTCGTTGGTGTCTTGTTGGTGCTCGCGATTGTCATGCCGGCCGCGGCAGCACAGCAGGCGGAATGGAAGGACCCATCGCCGCACAAGGCATCGCTCGTCACGGTCGAAGACGGGGTGCAACTCGAGGTGCTGGACTGGGGTGGCTCCGGGCCGGCAGTCGTTCTGTTGGCGGGGCTCGGAGCGACCGCGCATCAATACGATGACCTTGCCCCGGCGCTGACCGCTCGCTACCGCGTGGTGGGTCTGACCCGGCGCGGCCATCGTGGATCGTCAGCAGCGCCTGGTGGCTACGGATTCGCTCGCCTGGCGGGAGATGTCCTGCGCGTCATCGACGCTGTGGGTGTGAACAACCCGATCGTGATCGGCCACTCATTCGCGGGAGAAGAGATGCACGTCCTCGGTGCCCGCCACGCCGCGAAAATCAGGGGCCTAGTGTATATCGATGCCGCGTTCGATCGTGGAGACGACACTGACAGCGAGGCGTATGGTGCGGTGGCTCGAACTGTGCCCGCTGCTCCCGGTCCCCAACCAGGTGACCTGGCGTCCTTCACGGCTTTACGTGCGTATCTGGAGAAACACGGCGCCGCTTGGCCAGAGGCGTACATACGGACCCGATACCGCACGAATCCTAACGGAAGCGTCGGTGGCTTGTGGTCCCCAGAAATTTCGATCCGTCAGGCGATGACAAAGGAGATCCAGGCCGCCTACAAGCCGTACAACCCTGAACGGATCCGTGTGCCTGCGCTGGCCATCTATGCCGTCCCGAAGTCGGCTGATGACCTGATGCGGCGGGGAAGTACCGATCGATCAGCGTTCCCGGAACTCGTCGCCAGGGCGGCGGACGATCCGGCCATTCGCGGAGGCGTAGAGAAGCTGTACCTGTTGACTCGTGAGCGCGTTCGAAAACACGAGAAATGGTTCGAAGCGTTTGCTGAGCGCGGACGGGTGGTGGAACTGTCAGGCACACATGATCTAATCATCAGCAATTCCCGCGAAGTCCTCCAGCAGATCGAGGCATTCGTGTCGTCCCTTTCTGAAAGACCCTGA
- a CDS encoding tyrosine-type recombinase/integrase produces the protein MLEKLFNDDSCQRLLAGPMGPHLEALSSKLAELGYCDSQARKVVCTAAALGDWLAERGLTPAEAGRAELKAYIEAQKRMPSGRLRDGAVGFSRLPALLEAEGVLCKPSPETPADPCLRRFSAYLANVRGVTPSTQWTYRRFVGPLILGLCEKDGPDWSKLTSDYVSNYVLGTTSEVRAAKGRVVSAVRTFLHFLVLEGVAPAQMVKAIPRVRRWRYAKLPKHLSSDELALVLKACETQSKTSLRDRAFIALLARLGMRCGELRALRLQDVEWTTGLLHIRQSKSGRGRTLPLPEDAGRLLARYIREERPIAEYREIFITSTTPRKPLGECSASSFVKMFLQQLGLDGPGRGSHSFRHTVATLMVKNGATLKEVADVLGHRSLSTTGIYIKLDEQSLGDVALPWSGGNV, from the coding sequence ATGCTTGAGAAACTCTTCAATGACGATTCGTGTCAGCGGCTACTCGCTGGCCCGATGGGACCACACCTGGAGGCGCTGTCCTCGAAACTCGCAGAGCTCGGCTATTGCGACTCGCAAGCACGCAAGGTGGTGTGCACCGCCGCGGCGTTGGGAGATTGGCTGGCGGAGCGCGGCCTCACGCCAGCCGAAGCCGGCCGGGCTGAACTGAAGGCCTATATCGAGGCACAGAAACGGATGCCGTCGGGACGATTGCGTGACGGCGCGGTCGGGTTTAGCCGTTTGCCGGCGCTGTTGGAGGCCGAGGGCGTGCTCTGCAAGCCGTCGCCGGAAACGCCGGCTGATCCCTGCTTGCGCCGGTTCAGTGCTTACCTGGCGAACGTTCGCGGCGTCACGCCTTCAACGCAGTGGACATATCGCCGTTTCGTCGGACCGTTGATCTTGGGGCTCTGCGAAAAGGATGGCCCCGACTGGTCGAAACTGACCTCGGACTACGTGTCAAACTACGTTCTCGGCACGACCAGTGAGGTAAGAGCCGCGAAAGGGCGAGTGGTCTCGGCCGTCCGCACTTTCCTTCACTTTCTTGTCCTTGAGGGCGTTGCTCCAGCTCAGATGGTTAAGGCGATTCCGCGGGTTCGTCGATGGCGGTACGCAAAACTGCCGAAGCATCTATCATCCGACGAACTGGCATTGGTGCTAAAGGCATGCGAAACACAATCGAAGACAAGCCTCCGTGACCGTGCCTTCATTGCTTTGCTCGCCCGCTTGGGAATGCGTTGTGGTGAACTGCGCGCGCTTCGCCTGCAAGACGTGGAGTGGACGACCGGTCTCCTACACATCAGGCAGAGTAAGTCCGGCAGGGGACGCACGCTCCCACTGCCAGAGGACGCCGGCAGACTGCTGGCGCGATACATTCGTGAAGAACGGCCCATTGCGGAATATCGAGAGATCTTCATCACCTCGACGACACCCCGGAAACCGCTGGGCGAGTGCTCAGCGTCCAGTTTCGTCAAAATGTTCTTGCAACAACTCGGACTCGACGGCCCCGGTCGCGGCAGCCACAGTTTCCGCCACACGGTCGCCACGCTGATGGTGAAGAATGGAGCCACGCTCAAGGAGGTTGCCGATGTGCTCGGGCACCGCTCCCTATCAACGACGGGCATTTACATCAAGCTGGACGAGCAGTCGCTCGGTGATGTTGCTCTGCCGTGGTCAGGAGGCAATGTATGA
- a CDS encoding tyrosine-type recombinase/integrase, translating into MARPIKHDGGLFKRAGSKVWWMQYREKGGQRRRESTGAEDWDEAQKRLRERLQARDNNTLPALRKGKDLAFAEWSEFYLENFSKPPFRAKKHLNAVFGGTKLADLTAEEIEMYLRHRLAQRVRVKAGGGIVEKGLLKATTVHQELRVLRRMLNVAVRKRFLAANPCAGVEFPARVDGLFRPHYMGWSEQQQIEFQAPEYMKNLIRIVTETGLRIYKELAPMKKENLDLENGVAWIPDSKTPNGVAEVPLTPIAIEAFRRQIELSGPGPYLFPSVENPGGYQKSFKTAWRASLRRAGVQYFRIYDLRSTYATRLSAGGVADEFVTQLLRQGDAKVFKKYSQLRPASGSTKSWLQ; encoded by the coding sequence ATGGCACGACCGATAAAGCATGATGGCGGGTTGTTCAAGCGCGCCGGCTCGAAAGTCTGGTGGATGCAGTACCGGGAGAAAGGAGGTCAGCGCCGCAGAGAGTCGACGGGGGCTGAGGACTGGGATGAAGCCCAGAAGCGTCTCAGAGAGCGTTTGCAGGCCAGAGACAACAACACATTGCCCGCGCTGCGCAAGGGAAAGGACCTCGCCTTTGCGGAGTGGTCGGAATTCTACCTTGAGAACTTCTCCAAGCCACCATTCCGAGCAAAGAAGCACTTGAATGCTGTATTTGGAGGCACCAAGCTGGCCGACCTAACAGCGGAGGAGATAGAGATGTACCTCCGGCATCGGCTTGCTCAGCGAGTTCGAGTAAAAGCCGGCGGGGGAATAGTTGAAAAGGGACTCTTGAAAGCCACAACCGTGCATCAGGAACTCCGGGTGCTACGCCGCATGTTGAACGTGGCCGTTCGCAAGAGGTTCCTGGCCGCCAATCCCTGCGCCGGAGTGGAGTTCCCTGCCAGGGTCGATGGATTGTTCCGGCCGCACTACATGGGATGGTCTGAGCAGCAGCAGATCGAATTCCAAGCACCGGAGTACATGAAGAACTTGATCCGGATCGTCACTGAGACCGGCCTCCGGATCTACAAAGAGCTGGCTCCAATGAAGAAGGAGAATTTGGATCTGGAAAACGGAGTCGCTTGGATACCGGACTCGAAGACACCAAACGGAGTCGCCGAGGTTCCTCTCACACCCATCGCTATCGAGGCGTTCCGCCGCCAGATTGAATTGTCGGGGCCGGGGCCGTACCTGTTCCCCAGCGTGGAGAATCCGGGAGGCTATCAGAAGTCGTTCAAGACGGCTTGGCGCGCAAGCTTGCGCCGAGCTGGCGTCCAGTATTTTCGAATCTACGATCTCCGATCAACCTATGCCACGAGGCTTAGTGCCGGCGGAGTGGCTGACGAGTTCGTGACTCAGTTGCTTCGGCAAGGGGATGCGAAGGTCTTCAAGAAGTATTCGCAACTGAGACCGGCCTCCGGATCTACAAAGAGCTGGCTCCAATGA
- a CDS encoding tyrosine-type recombinase/integrase, with the protein MTSQLRLSSMVQSFFTQHLTKHKQVSPRTITAYRDTFRLLFTFVQNKTSHTPSEVEIQELDAPMILGFLDHLESARSNQARSRNARLSAIRSFFKYASVRDVEHLAIANRVLAIPNKRAARPMITYLTRPEVDAILAVPNRETWLGSRDHALLLALYNTGARSSEMTGATRGQVSFGSTALFQLHGKGRKERTVPLWPQTARVLHRWFQMAEGDDNTLAFPSIRGTALSADALDYLLQCAVKKATTTCPDLAAKRVTPHVMRHTTAMHLLQSGVDIAVIALWLGHESIETTHGYVEADLEAKQRALDKLTPASGKVSRFKAGDSLLQFLAKL; encoded by the coding sequence ATGACATCTCAACTCCGGCTGTCGTCGATGGTTCAATCGTTTTTCACGCAGCACCTGACTAAGCACAAGCAGGTCAGTCCGAGAACGATTACGGCTTATCGTGACACCTTCCGGCTGCTCTTCACGTTTGTCCAGAACAAAACCAGCCACACACCGAGTGAGGTTGAGATCCAGGAATTGGATGCCCCCATGATCCTGGGGTTTCTCGACCATCTCGAGAGTGCCCGCAGCAACCAGGCTCGCTCGCGCAACGCACGCCTGAGCGCAATCCGTTCGTTCTTCAAGTACGCTTCAGTTCGCGACGTTGAACACCTGGCGATCGCGAACCGGGTGCTTGCGATACCGAACAAACGAGCCGCACGACCCATGATCACGTATCTGACGCGTCCTGAAGTCGACGCGATACTGGCGGTGCCGAATAGGGAAACCTGGCTCGGCAGTCGTGATCACGCTTTGCTGCTGGCACTGTACAACACCGGGGCTCGCTCCTCTGAGATGACTGGGGCGACGCGCGGCCAAGTTTCGTTCGGCTCCACAGCCTTATTCCAGCTACACGGCAAAGGCAGAAAGGAGAGAACGGTTCCGCTGTGGCCGCAGACGGCGAGAGTCCTTCATCGTTGGTTCCAGATGGCTGAGGGCGACGACAATACACTCGCGTTTCCCTCCATTCGAGGCACCGCGCTCTCGGCGGATGCCCTCGACTACCTGCTGCAGTGTGCTGTCAAGAAGGCCACCACGACGTGTCCTGACCTGGCCGCTAAACGAGTAACACCGCACGTCATGAGGCATACAACTGCTATGCATCTGCTTCAATCCGGGGTCGATATCGCCGTTATCGCGCTATGGCTCGGTCACGAGAGTATCGAAACCACACATGGCTACGTTGAAGCCGACCTCGAAGCCAAACAGCGCGCTTTGGACAAGCTGACTCCGGCGTCGGGCAAGGTCAGCCGATTCAAGGCGGGCGATTCTCTGTTGCAGTTCCTCGCCAAACTCTAG
- a CDS encoding IS66 family transposase translates to MIELPEGSEALKAIVLTLLAERDCQAQRADDQTRRADDQTRRAEELRVEMLRLQLELERYKKWYYGPRADRLQSTGDLAQMLFDFAASMDQKPVHPDDVPPETPQDSEVRRVRRRKGRRNLANFENLPATTHVHELNAEQRACPCCGTERQEIGADESWQIEYLPGHFERIHHVRKKYACTACENSGGKPSIEIAAKPEAAIDKGLAGPGLLAYIVTSKFSDYLPLYRLEDIFARQGFEISRATQSVWCGDVADLAEPLYQLMAQRVRSSHVVATDDTIMPMLSKGKTANARMWVYVGDDDHAYNVFDFTLNRGRDGPKHFLKDYRQVLLADAYGGYNGVVAGNEITRAGCWAHFRRKVVDAEKAAPEIARAVVEMVRALYSVERQAAGLPAAERLKLRQEKSVPMVTELRGKLLDWKEQLLPKHPMAEALNYALSQWEELTVFCSDGAVPLDNNISEREMKRVVLNRKNSLFVGNARGGRTAAILASLTSTCRRHDVDPQLYLTQLLTNLPSVRISDLAEWLPDAWKRRQAAPPDGPMK, encoded by the coding sequence TTGATCGAGTTACCCGAGGGCAGTGAAGCACTCAAAGCGATAGTGCTCACACTGCTGGCCGAGCGTGATTGCCAGGCTCAGCGTGCCGATGATCAGACTCGCCGCGCCGACGACCAGACCCGCCGCGCCGAAGAACTCCGCGTGGAAATGCTCCGCCTTCAACTGGAATTGGAGCGTTATAAGAAGTGGTATTACGGTCCCCGCGCCGACCGGCTGCAATCAACTGGCGATCTGGCGCAGATGCTGTTCGACTTCGCCGCCTCGATGGACCAGAAGCCGGTTCATCCGGATGACGTTCCTCCCGAGACGCCACAGGACTCGGAAGTGCGCCGAGTGCGGCGCCGCAAAGGCCGGCGCAATCTCGCCAACTTTGAGAATCTCCCGGCCACCACGCATGTCCACGAGCTGAACGCGGAACAGCGAGCCTGCCCCTGCTGTGGAACCGAGCGCCAGGAGATCGGCGCCGACGAGAGCTGGCAGATCGAGTATCTGCCCGGCCACTTCGAACGCATCCACCACGTGCGCAAGAAATACGCCTGTACGGCCTGCGAGAACAGCGGCGGCAAACCCAGTATCGAAATAGCAGCCAAGCCGGAAGCGGCAATTGACAAGGGGTTGGCCGGACCGGGCCTGCTGGCTTACATCGTGACCAGCAAGTTTTCCGACTACCTGCCGCTCTACCGGCTGGAAGACATCTTCGCGCGGCAGGGCTTCGAGATTTCTCGCGCCACCCAATCGGTATGGTGCGGCGATGTGGCAGACCTGGCCGAACCGCTGTACCAATTGATGGCGCAGCGAGTGCGGTCCTCGCATGTGGTGGCCACCGACGACACCATCATGCCGATGCTGAGCAAAGGCAAAACGGCGAACGCGCGGATGTGGGTCTATGTGGGGGATGACGACCATGCCTACAACGTCTTCGACTTCACGCTGAACCGGGGCCGCGATGGGCCGAAACATTTTCTGAAAGATTACCGGCAGGTTTTGCTGGCCGATGCCTACGGCGGATACAACGGCGTGGTGGCGGGCAACGAGATCACGCGCGCGGGTTGCTGGGCGCATTTCCGTCGCAAGGTAGTGGACGCGGAGAAGGCGGCGCCGGAGATCGCGCGGGCGGTGGTGGAGATGGTGCGCGCGCTGTATTCAGTAGAGCGTCAGGCGGCCGGGCTCCCGGCGGCGGAGCGGCTGAAGCTGCGCCAGGAGAAATCGGTGCCGATGGTGACGGAGCTACGGGGGAAGCTGCTGGACTGGAAAGAACAGTTGCTGCCGAAGCACCCGATGGCCGAGGCGCTGAACTACGCACTGAGCCAGTGGGAGGAACTGACGGTGTTCTGCTCCGATGGAGCGGTGCCGCTGGACAACAACATCAGCGAAAGGGAAATGAAGCGAGTGGTGTTGAACCGCAAGAACTCGCTCTTCGTGGGCAATGCGAGGGGCGGCCGGACCGCAGCGATTCTGGCGAGCCTGACGAGCACCTGCCGCCGTCACGACGTCGACCCACAACTGTACCTGACGCAGTTGCTAACCAACCTGCCGTCGGTGCGCATCAGCGACTTGGCCGAGTGGCTGCCGGATGCATGGAAGCGGCGTCAGGCAGCGCCGCCTGATGGCCCGATGAAGTAG